Proteins found in one Drosophila busckii strain San Diego stock center, stock number 13000-0081.31 chromosome 2R, ASM1175060v1, whole genome shotgun sequence genomic segment:
- the LOC108597670 gene encoding uncharacterized protein LOC108597670 isoform X2: MRRKSPNLKQGKQYSRADYNNNNKDENNNNTSNRMSGSQWHIWHLSATLLSISLLLLLHTAAAHHNDISQISPKSSSYKNAQLSIESTMAELNPMPASQDTTHVENETRARVERSASPILNDQTGLNDLKDNGKDLSGRYFQYNIKPTGTIDQLSEQQQPERTQRARAGKTLEASSSSSAATEQPFLVQGDLRPLTSGSPISPSKSTASSVATTTALHSARQNGNPDIQDIITGIVKLLNGNVNVHANTQGPRPRPAANRINNRGPPRISESQPMPIDYEAQKPGTSMRPPPYPFDRPERPFITGVPIPEQIVPVRPGFVSNRPPWYRHKPRPPITTSVNGQRRPLPQYQPLPTSPPQQPIQQQQQQQQQPQGELELTLDAVQPTDTTYDSEFSNEDANEQYIEVSDQDNDAAASAGDTEEESSPIPTQQSKPNENHAHAHPHEHEGYTTIIETSSVVNTVMGHSSSYVPMSMESHSAELDPSTEEVIFMTASRTPVLEISSSTSRTTTAALDTPSPTPSSAIPMTTTTSTTSTTTTTTSSTTTTTTTTTTEKAPTANAPTPTPSAKPNASYHPRPGLVLDDPEFKPGGRPRPPAQRPTAPQLPIQPTRQQLPPGYGEIFDVTLSAIQGPGPKGSGSQQTINIKPYGSYGAAAGGGGGAGADIIVSAAGDDGFVSIDGKRTYINLFGDPTDAPTVGASTPATRLPQLPGAAAGAAAAAGASGAAAATTAGGHAVTPSSNGYVVPETEVVELQPQGAAGSSAGTGATTHALPTRPHYRQRPTQPPVRIDTCIVGDDTTCDQAQHERCKTDNGVSSCHCRPGYSRRKHREPCRRVISFHLGLRVDRIYEHRIVWDNKLLDRNSEPYGQLSYEAVRALDSAMSMTPYSDEFMEAKVNNIYRGDPNLGGSGVYVNLTLKLDESVETLRPNLRSDVQKHLLGVLHRRNNNIGNSVLYVSSPEGAVSALHDIDECQSAELNDCHASATCSNSWGSFRCACEAGLRDPWADQPARAGRDCQACPDSYCNNRGICSYNDEGAQVCACDSSHYGAQCEIDGEVLGVAIGASVAAVIIIVLTLVCLIMWSRRWQREQKNAMGSPVFGYMNTAPLKSAGLPQAGYQVTLEDRMRWAQIADVMAQTNHYGAEPIGPTRPSSAMFAYPNLAAMGMGTIGGMSLQSTMQMHPSVSLAPPVPLPRLGLGPRASGMRTLENSSSSEEEDRADLLGRNFQVPRPKSRSNGSIANQSGIYYDVDYEPSGNGIGNTSVDHLYGSQQQSVHSSGNNHIPGPQGIPMSTYTSGRAPSSYYMK, from the exons CTGCCCATCATAATGACATCTCACAGATCTCACCCAAGTCCAGCAGCTACAAGAACGCTCAGTTGAGCATAGAGAGTACCATGGCCGAGCTGAATCCAATGCCAGCGAGTCAGGATACCACGCATGTGGAGAATGAGACACGTGCGCGCGTTGAGCGCTCCGCTTCGCCCATCTTAAACGACCAAACGGGACTCAATGACTTAAAGGACAATGGCAAGGATCTGTCGGGACGCTATTTTCAGTACAACATCAAACCCACAGGCACCATTGATCAGTTGtcggagcaacagcagccggaGCGCACCCAACGCGCCAGAGCGGGCAAAACCTTGGAAGCCAGTTCGAGTTCCAGCGCTGCCACTGAGCAGCCTTTTTTAGTGCAAGGGGACCTTCGACCGCTTACGTCGGGGTCCCCAATCAGCCCGAGCAAGAGTACTGCCAGCTCGGTGGCAACGACGACTGCGCTGCATAGTGCGCGTCAGAATGGCAATCCGGATATACAGGACATTATCACAGGCATTGTGAAGCTGCTCAATGGCAATGTGAATGTGCATGCCAATACGCAAGGACCACGCCCACGTCCAGCAGCAAATCGCATAAACAATCGTGGACCGCCACGCATCTCTGAGTCCCAGCCCATGCCCATTGATTATGAGGCCCAAAAGCCAGGCACCTCGATGCGACCACCGCCGTATCCTTTCGATCGTCCGGAGCGTCCTTTTATTACCGGCGTACCCATACCCGAGCAGATAGTGCCTGTGCGTCCGGGCTTCGTTAGCAATCGTCCGCCTTGGTATCGTCACAAGCCACGCCCACCCATTACCACCAGTGTCAATGGACAGCGACGTCCCTTGCCGCAGTATCAGCCGCTGCCAAcgtcgccgccgcagcagccaatacaacaacaacagcagcagcagcagcaaccacaaggCGAACTGGAGCTTACATTAGATGCAGTGCAGCCTACAGACACCACCTACGACTCAGAGTTCTCCAACGAAGATGCCAATGAGCAGTACATCGAAGTCTCCGATCAGGATAACGATGCAGCGGCCAGCGCTGGCGATACTGAGGAGGAGTCTTCGCCTATCCCAACACAGCAAAGCAAGCCCAACGAAAatcatgcacatgcacatccACATGAGCATGAAGGCTACACCACCATCATAGAAACCAGTTCGGTGGTTAATACTGTGATGGGTCACTCCTCCAGCTATGTGCCCATGTCTATGGAAAGTCATAGTGCAGAGCTAGATCCCTCCACTGAGGAAGTCATCTTTATGACTGCCAGTCGCACTCCCGTATTGGAGATCAGTAGCAGCACCAGCAGAACTACGACCGCAGCTTTGGATACACCGTCTCCGACGCCAAGTAGCGCCATACCCATGACTACCACCACATCCACAACTAGCACCACTACTACCACCACTAGCTCCACTACTactaccaccaccaccaccaccactgaAAAAGCGCCTACTGCCAATGCTCCCACGCCCACTCCATCCGCAAAGCCCAACGCCTCCTATCATCCCCGCCCCGGCCTTGTATTAGATGATCCCGAATTCAAGCCCGGTGGACGCCCGCGTCCGCCAGCACAGCGTCCAACTGCGCCACAGCTGCCCATACAGCCCACACGTCAGCAGCTGCCGCCAGGCTATGGCGAAATCTTTGATGTAACGCTTTCGGCTATACAAGGACCTGGACCCAAGGGCAGCGGCTCACAGCAGACCATAAACATAAAGCCTTATGGTAGCTATGGAGCGGCAGCGGGAGGGGGAGGTGGAGCGGGAGCAGACATTATAGTGTCGGCAGCAGGTGACGATGGCTTCGTCTCAATTGATGGCAAACGCACTTACATCAATCTATTTGGTGATCCCACAGATGCGCCCACAGTTGGTGCCAGCACGCCAGCAACACGTTTGCCGCAACTGCCAGGAGCGGCAgcaggtgcagcagcagcagcaggagctagtggtgcagcagcagctacaacagcagGTGGACATGCAGTTACCCCCAGCAGCAATGGCTATGTGGTGCCCGAGACGGAGGTAGTGGAGTTGCAGCCGCAGGGCGCGGCAGGCTCAAGCGCTGGAACAGGCGCCACCACACATGCGTTGCCCACACGCCCGCATTATCGCCAGCGCCCCACGCAGCCGCCAGTGCGCATTGATACCTGCATAGTGGGGGATGACACCACCTGTGACCAGGCGCAGCACGAACGCTGCAAGACAGACAACGGCGTCTCCAGTTGTCACTGTCGACCGG GTTACTCGCGTCGCAAGCATCGTGAGCCATGTCGTCGTGTCATCTCGTTCCATCTGGGTCTGCGCGTGGATCGCATTTACGAGCATCGCATTGTCTGGGATAACAAGCTGCTGGATCGCAATAGCGAACCCTATGGCCAGCTCAGCTACGAAGCTGTGCGCGCT CTGGACTCGGCCATGTCTATGACACCCTACTCGGATGAGTTCATGGAGGCCAAGGTCAACAATATATACCGTGGAGATCCGAATCTAGGCGGCAGTGGTGTCTACGTCAATTTGACGCTCAag TTGGATGAAAGCGTTGAAACACTGCGTCCCAATCTGCGCAGCGATGTGCAGAAGCATCTGCTGGGCGTGCTGCATcgtcgcaacaacaacattggcaACTCGGTGCTCTATGTGAGCTCACCCGAAGGCGCTGTTTCCGCCTTGCATGATATCGATGAATGTCAATCCGCGGAGCTGAACGATTGTCATGCCAGCGCcacttgcagcaacagctgggGCAGCTTCCGTTGCGCCTGCGAGGCGGGCTTGCGAGATCCCTGGGCTGATCAGCCAGCGCGCGCTGGTCGTGACTGCCAAGCCTGTCCGGACTCTTATTGCAATAATCGTGGCATTTGCAGCTACAATGATGAGGGCGCGCAGGTCTGCGCCTGCGATTCGAGTCACTATGGCGCACAGTGCGAGATCGATGGTGAGGTGCTGGGTGTGGCCATTGGCGCATCAGTGGCAGCTGTCATCATCATTGTGCTGACGCTGGTGTGCCTGATCATGTGGTCACGTCGCTGGCAGCGTGAGCAGAAGAATGCCATGGGCTCACCTGTCTTTGGCTATATGAACACGGCGCCTTTGAAATCTGCGGGCTTGCCACAGGCGGGCTACCAAGTGACGCTCGAGGATCGCATGCGCTGGGCACAAATTGCAGATGTTATGGCGCAAACGAATCATTATGGC gcgGAACCAATCGGACCTACGCGTCCCTCCTCGGCCATGTTTGCATATCCGAATCTGGCTGCTATGGGCATGGGCACCATTGGTGGCATGTCGCTGCAGAGCACCATGCAAATGCATCCAAGCGTCAGTCTGGCGCCGCCAGTGCCATTGCCCAg ACTTGGCCTGGGTCCACGCGCAAGTGGCATGCGCACGCTGGAAAACTCTAGCTCCAGTGAAGAGGAGGATCGTGCCGATCTGCTAGGACGCAACTTTCAAGTGCCACGCCCCAAGAGTcgcagcaatggcagcattGCG AATCAATCGGGCATCTACTATGATGTCGACTATGAGCCATCTGGCAATGGCATTGGTAACACCAGCGTCGATCATCTTTATGGCTCGCAGCAGCAATCTGTTCACTCATCGGGCAATAATCATATACCCGGGCCCCAAGGCATACCCATGAGCACCTACACATCCGGACGTGCTCCCAGTAGTTACTACATGAAATAA